In Micromonospora sp. WMMD980, the following are encoded in one genomic region:
- a CDS encoding ABC transporter ATP-binding protein — translation MAATAIRTQHLTKRYGGLLALDGLDLTVPAGEVFGFLGPNGAGKSTTIRLLLGLARPTAGRAWIFDADAEDVAAAHRLLAYVPADVALWPQLTGAEILELLAAIGPGVDRAYRDELVERFALDLSVPARAYSTGNRQKVALVAAFATRAPLLVLDEPTSGLDPLMELQFRRAVAVARDNGRTVFLCSHQLAEVEAVCDRVGIVRAGRLVDVATVDELRRLHRTEVTTRFTGPAPDLRDVAGVEIVAQDGGMLRFAMTGSPAPALRALAAAEVSALTVREPSLEEIFLDYYGESAR, via the coding sequence GTGGCCGCAACCGCCATCCGCACGCAGCACCTGACCAAACGCTACGGCGGACTGCTGGCCCTCGACGGGCTGGACCTCACGGTGCCGGCCGGCGAGGTGTTCGGGTTCCTCGGTCCCAACGGGGCCGGGAAGTCCACCACGATCCGGCTGCTGCTCGGCCTGGCCCGGCCCACCGCCGGCCGGGCCTGGATCTTCGACGCCGACGCCGAGGATGTCGCCGCGGCGCACCGGTTGTTGGCGTACGTGCCGGCCGACGTGGCGTTGTGGCCCCAGCTCACCGGGGCGGAGATCCTGGAGCTGCTCGCCGCCATCGGGCCGGGTGTCGATCGCGCCTACCGCGACGAGCTGGTGGAACGCTTCGCGCTCGACCTGTCCGTCCCGGCCCGCGCCTACTCCACGGGTAACCGGCAGAAGGTGGCCCTGGTCGCGGCGTTCGCCACCCGTGCGCCGCTGCTGGTCCTCGACGAGCCGACCAGTGGTCTGGATCCCCTGATGGAACTCCAGTTCCGCCGCGCCGTCGCGGTCGCCCGCGACAACGGGCGGACGGTCTTCCTCTGCTCGCACCAACTGGCGGAGGTCGAGGCGGTCTGCGACCGGGTGGGGATCGTGCGTGCCGGTCGGCTCGTCGACGTCGCCACCGTCGACGAACTGCGCCGCCTGCACCGTACCGAGGTGACCACCCGTTTCACCGGCCCCGCACCCGACCTGCGCGACGTGGCCGGCGTCGAGATCGTCGCGCAGGACGGCGGAATGCTCCGCTTCGCCATGACCGGGTCGCCCGCACCGGCGCTGCGCGCGCTCGCCGCCGCTGAGGTCAGCGCGCTCACGGTGCGGGAACCCAGTCTGGAGGAGATCTTCCTCGACTACTACGGCGAGTCGGCCCGATGA
- a CDS encoding protein kinase — MRVLAGRYRLVRQVGRGGSAVVWQAVDELLDRTVAVKLLAPGPAEDPRWRGAVRGEARAAARLDHPNVAAVYDYGEARLSGLRRVPFLVLQYVEGETLADRLHRVGALGWPDGGRICAQVAAGLAAVHEAGLVHRDVKPGNVLLAPDGAKLVDLGVALAVGAATVDGRGEIRGTPSHMSPEQLRGEPAVPACDVYALGLLLTECLTGRPPAQPGRHGRDDHEATLRVEGVIEAVDELRRRCLAPDPAERPSAGTVARILAGAGAAASAPAPMRPAVGARQDLRPTTPASPGSGRRTTLRRAALAGGLPVVLAGALLVAQLSGSGSTPDAYGASEATPSPTFGCTVTYSAERAQGTFGAEVTVEVTGRQPTGRQVLHFRLSPGQHLDAPMDRWQSGRQVRLPLPSDTSAPIRVPLRGTYTEPARSGPDGFALAGVPCRRSAALVTIAGGDEPESSAPATRAPRARVDEPAPPRTTGPATTPPQPTAEQTPASPPPATGKPTESVKPSPSPSTSTTPAPSASPTGSAEPTTSPSASASAPPGTDAPATPADPTSAAPTGDPAPTGTDVPV; from the coding sequence ATGCGGGTGTTGGCGGGACGCTACCGCCTGGTGCGGCAGGTCGGCCGGGGTGGGTCGGCCGTCGTCTGGCAGGCGGTGGACGAACTTCTCGACCGCACCGTCGCGGTCAAGTTGCTCGCCCCCGGTCCGGCGGAGGACCCCCGGTGGCGTGGGGCCGTGCGCGGCGAGGCGCGGGCCGCGGCGCGGCTGGACCACCCGAACGTCGCGGCGGTCTACGACTACGGTGAGGCCCGGCTGTCGGGGCTGCGGCGGGTGCCCTTCCTGGTGCTGCAGTACGTCGAGGGCGAGACGCTCGCCGACCGGTTGCACCGGGTCGGCGCGCTGGGCTGGCCCGACGGTGGACGGATCTGCGCGCAGGTCGCGGCCGGGCTCGCCGCGGTCCACGAGGCGGGGCTGGTCCATCGCGACGTCAAGCCGGGCAACGTGCTGCTCGCGCCGGACGGGGCGAAACTGGTCGACCTCGGCGTGGCGCTCGCCGTCGGCGCCGCCACTGTCGACGGCCGGGGCGAGATCCGCGGCACGCCCTCGCACATGTCGCCCGAGCAGTTGCGCGGCGAACCCGCCGTGCCCGCGTGCGACGTCTACGCGCTCGGCCTCCTGCTCACCGAATGCCTCACCGGGCGGCCCCCCGCCCAACCCGGCCGGCACGGCCGCGACGACCACGAGGCGACGCTGCGGGTCGAGGGGGTGATCGAGGCCGTCGACGAGCTGCGTCGCCGCTGCCTCGCACCCGACCCCGCCGAGCGGCCGAGCGCGGGAACCGTGGCGCGGATCCTCGCCGGCGCCGGCGCTGCCGCATCGGCGCCGGCGCCGATGCGGCCGGCCGTCGGCGCGCGCCAGGACCTCCGGCCCACGACCCCCGCGTCACCGGGCAGCGGCCGGCGGACGACGCTGCGACGCGCCGCGCTGGCGGGTGGTCTGCCGGTCGTCCTGGCGGGCGCGCTGCTCGTCGCCCAACTGTCCGGGTCCGGTTCGACGCCGGACGCCTACGGCGCGTCCGAGGCGACACCGAGCCCGACCTTCGGTTGCACCGTCACCTACTCCGCCGAGCGTGCGCAGGGCACGTTCGGCGCGGAAGTCACCGTCGAGGTGACCGGCCGGCAGCCGACGGGGCGGCAGGTGCTGCACTTCCGACTCTCCCCCGGCCAGCACCTGGACGCGCCGATGGACCGGTGGCAGTCGGGGCGGCAGGTGCGGCTGCCCCTGCCGTCGGACACCTCGGCGCCGATCCGGGTGCCGCTGCGGGGGACCTACACCGAGCCGGCCCGGTCCGGTCCGGACGGCTTCGCGCTCGCCGGCGTGCCCTGCCGCAGATCCGCGGCGCTGGTCACCATCGCCGGCGGCGACGAGCCGGAGTCGAGCGCGCCGGCGACGCGCGCACCGCGCGCCCGGGTCGACGAACCGGCGCCGCCGCGCACCACCGGGCCGGCGACGACGCCACCGCAGCCCACCGCGGAGCAGACTCCGGCGAGCCCGCCGCCGGCGACCGGGAAGCCCACCGAGAGCGTCAAGCCGTCACCGTCACCGTCGACGTCCACCACCCCCGCGCCGTCGGCCAGCCCGACCGGCTCCGCCGAACCGACCACCAGCCCGTCCGCATCCGCGTCGGCGCCGCCCGGCACGGATGCGCCGGCCACCCCCGCCGATCCGACCTCGGCCGCGCCGACCGGCGACCCCGCGCCGACCGGGACCGACGTCCCGGTCTGA
- a CDS encoding potassium channel family protein: MSGERDGFRQRAVGRWEQLSAAPLTLLSVVFLGAYAWPILVPRLPDRWVLACEATSVAIWLLFWVDLLVRFALAGDRLRFLRTHLFDLTVLVLPFLRPLRALRLVTVVLNLTRRTTGWARGRLALYVSATTVLLVVVSALAVLDAERDAPDASITSFTDALWWAAVTITTVGYGDLFPVTTAGRLVALGLMVGGIGLIGFVTGSLATWIVERVADRDRPEPATAADVAALREEIAALRARLESRSLAGRSDPMAADGGTVDD, from the coding sequence GTGTCCGGCGAGCGCGACGGGTTCCGACAGCGGGCGGTCGGGCGCTGGGAGCAGCTCAGTGCCGCCCCGTTGACCCTGCTGTCCGTCGTCTTCCTCGGCGCCTACGCGTGGCCCATCCTCGTGCCGCGGCTTCCCGACCGGTGGGTGCTCGCCTGCGAGGCCACCAGCGTGGCGATCTGGCTGCTCTTCTGGGTCGACCTGTTGGTGCGGTTCGCTCTTGCCGGTGACCGCTTGCGGTTCCTGCGCACCCACCTGTTCGACCTGACGGTGCTCGTGCTGCCGTTCCTGCGTCCGCTGCGCGCTCTCCGGCTGGTCACGGTCGTGCTGAACCTGACCCGGCGCACGACCGGCTGGGCCCGTGGCCGCCTCGCCCTGTATGTCAGTGCCACGACCGTGCTGCTGGTGGTCGTGTCGGCCCTGGCGGTGCTCGACGCGGAGCGGGACGCGCCGGACGCCTCGATCACGTCGTTCACCGACGCTCTCTGGTGGGCCGCGGTGACGATCACGACCGTCGGGTACGGCGACCTCTTCCCGGTGACCACGGCGGGTCGCCTGGTCGCGCTCGGCCTGATGGTCGGCGGGATCGGCCTGATCGGTTTCGTGACCGGGTCGCTCGCGACCTGGATCGTCGAGCGGGTCGCCGACCGGGACCGTCCCGAGCCGGCCACCGCCGCCGACGTCGCGGCCCTCCGGGAGGAGATCGCCGCGCTGCGGGCGAGGCTGGAGTCGCGGTCCCTCGCCGGCCGGTCCGATCCGATGGCGGCGGACGGGGGCACCGTCGATGACTGA
- a CDS encoding PP2C family protein-serine/threonine phosphatase — protein MTDPEGSAEAGHRSWLGLPAALALIGVVLLVDVAAAAHAVLIGFLGLAPLLAAAVDTPRRTAVASAAATVAAVLAGLPSQTLGSLDHVLRVAVVIAVSIAALYVSRARTVREERIRRMSEIVRVTQKAILREIPPTIGSVALGARYVSAQRGAGVGGDLYEVVPGPDRLRVIIGDVCGKGLPAVQLASAVIGAFRQSAIVRDRLEQVATDLDALVAREPRPTYGVTFVTAVLLEVRGPDLWVTSCGHPMPLRHRPGRSPVPLGETEPGRPLGLGGRRDPPTRHPWSIGDRLLLYTDGLIEARDDGGRFLPLRLLDRPLSAPSLPRALDAIWRVVRAHVDGEPRDDLALLLIERLPDAVTDAARGGR, from the coding sequence ATGACTGACCCGGAGGGCTCCGCGGAGGCCGGCCACCGATCGTGGCTCGGGCTGCCCGCCGCGCTGGCTCTCATCGGCGTCGTGTTGCTGGTCGACGTGGCGGCGGCCGCGCACGCGGTGCTCATCGGATTCCTGGGCCTGGCCCCGTTGCTGGCCGCCGCGGTGGACACGCCGAGACGTACCGCTGTCGCGTCCGCCGCGGCGACGGTCGCGGCGGTCCTGGCCGGCCTGCCGAGTCAGACGCTGGGCAGCCTCGACCACGTCCTGCGGGTGGCCGTGGTCATCGCGGTCAGCATCGCGGCACTGTACGTGTCCCGGGCCCGCACGGTGCGCGAGGAGCGGATCCGCCGGATGAGCGAGATCGTGCGGGTCACCCAGAAGGCCATCCTGCGGGAGATCCCACCCACGATCGGGTCCGTCGCGCTGGGTGCCCGGTACGTCTCCGCGCAGCGGGGCGCGGGGGTGGGCGGGGACCTCTACGAGGTGGTGCCGGGGCCGGACCGGCTGCGCGTCATCATCGGCGACGTGTGCGGCAAGGGACTGCCGGCGGTGCAGCTCGCCTCGGCGGTGATCGGCGCGTTCCGGCAGTCCGCGATCGTGCGCGACCGGTTGGAGCAGGTGGCCACCGACCTCGACGCCCTGGTCGCTCGGGAACCGAGGCCCACCTACGGGGTAACCTTCGTCACGGCCGTCCTGCTGGAGGTCCGCGGGCCGGACCTGTGGGTGACGAGTTGCGGGCATCCCATGCCGCTGCGACACCGTCCCGGGCGCTCGCCGGTGCCGCTCGGCGAGACCGAGCCGGGCCGGCCGCTGGGGCTGGGCGGCCGGCGTGACCCGCCGACGCGCCACCCCTGGTCGATCGGGGACCGCCTGCTGCTCTACACCGACGGCCTGATCGAGGCGCGCGACGACGGTGGCCGGTTCTTACCGCTCCGGCTGCTCGACCGTCCGCTGTCCGCTCCCTCGCTGCCCCGGGCGCTCGACGCCATCTGGCGCGTGGTGCGGGCGCACGTCGACGGTGAACCCCGCGACGACCTCGCGTTGCTGCTGATCGAACGACTGCCGGACGCCGTCACCGACGCCGCTCGCGGCGGGCGGTGA
- a CDS encoding MarR family transcriptional regulator, producing MELYVPPDEPVPDPESALVDGLAALSRVLVGFTARTLAGLDAELTLPQYRTLVLLAARGPLRTVDLATALEVHPSTATRTCDRLVRRGLVARRQGTTDRRVAWLTPTEAGRDLVAQVVHGRTDRIRDLVRRADGVRRATAADLVNALVEAAGEPTESRWWRDWAAQREDRTGPPGQPRATPPSTAGR from the coding sequence GTGGAACTCTACGTCCCGCCCGACGAGCCGGTGCCGGACCCCGAGTCGGCGCTCGTCGACGGCCTGGCCGCGCTGAGCCGGGTGCTGGTGGGCTTCACCGCGCGAACGCTGGCCGGCCTCGACGCGGAGCTGACCCTTCCCCAGTACCGCACGCTGGTGCTGCTCGCCGCACGCGGACCGCTGCGGACGGTCGACCTCGCCACCGCCCTCGAGGTCCACCCGTCGACCGCGACCCGCACCTGCGACCGACTGGTCCGACGCGGCCTGGTGGCCCGCCGGCAGGGCACCACCGACCGACGGGTCGCCTGGCTGACCCCCACCGAGGCCGGACGTGACCTGGTCGCCCAGGTGGTCCATGGGCGGACCGACCGAATCCGCGATCTTGTCCGCCGCGCGGACGGGGTCCGTCGGGCGACCGCGGCCGATCTCGTCAACGCGCTGGTCGAAGCGGCCGGCGAGCCGACGGAGAGCCGGTGGTGGCGCGACTGGGCGGCCCAACGCGAGGACAGGACCGGACCCCCCGGGCAGCCGCGCGCTACTCCGCCCTCGACTGCGGGTCGGTAG
- a CDS encoding cation:proton antiporter produces the protein MLLLCFAAVLLAAVLVSALAHRTILSTAALFLVAGFLLGEDTTGVLHLRADSPIVAQLAELALFAVLFTDGMRVGWADLRSAWRLPGRALGWGLPLTLLVTAVLAHYVAGLDWPEALLIGAILAPTDPVFAAALVGNDKVPARLRHLLNVESGVNDGLALPFVVVLLAVAAGSEDLHLGELGTELAVGLLIGVLVPLAAIALERTRWFAASAAYAPLNGVAIGLLVLALGKVTHGNLFLAAFAAGITVATFGPRERAAFEHFGENVAELLKLAALLVFGALISVEFLGEIPWTGWVFALLAIVVARPVALWVSFLRSGLSLREQAAAMWFGPKGFASVVYGLLVLEAGIGAADEVFHLVALTIVISILAHSSTDVVVARAFDDSSEVPNWHGVLRRIRRARGDGTGRRATAGPSAADRDGAGRGADLRDGATTDPQSRAE, from the coding sequence GTGCTGTTGTTGTGCTTCGCTGCCGTCCTGCTGGCCGCAGTGCTCGTCTCCGCATTGGCCCACCGCACCATCCTGTCCACCGCGGCGCTGTTCCTGGTGGCCGGTTTCCTGCTCGGCGAGGACACCACCGGCGTGCTGCACCTGCGCGCCGACTCTCCGATCGTGGCGCAACTGGCCGAGCTGGCGCTGTTCGCGGTGCTGTTCACCGACGGCATGCGCGTCGGCTGGGCCGACCTACGCTCGGCGTGGCGGCTGCCCGGCCGCGCGCTGGGCTGGGGCCTGCCGCTCACCCTGCTCGTCACCGCGGTGCTCGCCCACTACGTCGCCGGTCTCGATTGGCCCGAGGCGCTGCTGATCGGGGCGATCCTCGCCCCGACCGACCCGGTCTTCGCGGCCGCGCTGGTCGGCAACGACAAGGTGCCCGCCCGGCTCCGGCACCTGCTCAACGTCGAGTCCGGCGTGAACGACGGTCTCGCCCTGCCCTTCGTGGTGGTGCTGCTGGCGGTCGCGGCCGGCTCGGAGGACCTGCACCTGGGAGAGCTGGGCACCGAACTGGCGGTCGGACTGCTGATCGGCGTGCTGGTGCCGCTGGCCGCCATCGCGCTGGAGCGCACCCGGTGGTTCGCCGCGTCCGCGGCCTACGCGCCGTTGAACGGCGTGGCGATCGGGCTGCTGGTGCTGGCGCTGGGCAAGGTCACCCACGGCAACCTGTTCCTGGCCGCGTTCGCCGCCGGCATCACGGTGGCGACCTTCGGACCGCGGGAGCGCGCCGCGTTCGAGCACTTCGGGGAGAACGTCGCCGAACTGCTGAAGCTGGCCGCGTTGCTGGTGTTCGGTGCGCTGATCTCGGTGGAGTTCCTCGGCGAGATTCCGTGGACCGGGTGGGTGTTCGCCCTGCTGGCGATCGTGGTGGCCCGGCCGGTCGCGCTGTGGGTGTCCTTCCTGCGGTCCGGGCTGAGCCTGCGCGAGCAGGCCGCGGCGATGTGGTTCGGCCCCAAGGGCTTCGCCTCGGTGGTCTACGGGCTGCTCGTCCTCGAGGCCGGCATCGGCGCCGCGGACGAGGTGTTCCACCTCGTCGCGTTGACAATCGTCATCTCGATTCTGGCGCACTCCTCGACCGATGTGGTGGTCGCCCGGGCGTTCGACGACAGCTCGGAGGTCCCCAACTGGCACGGCGTGCTGCGCCGGATCCGGCGGGCCCGCGGCGACGGAACCGGGCGGCGGGCGACGGCCGGCCCGAGCGCGGCGGACCGCGACGGAGCCGGTCGGGGCGCCGACCTTCGCGACGGCGCGACTACCGACCCGCAGTCGAGGGCGGAGTAG